Proteins encoded by one window of Cervus canadensis isolate Bull #8, Minnesota chromosome 18, ASM1932006v1, whole genome shotgun sequence:
- the VPS9D1 gene encoding VPS9 domain-containing protein 1 isoform X2, with amino-acid sequence MAAAAGDGSVKPLQCAMKLANGAIELDTGNRPREAYTEYLKSIHYISQVLLEEVEATKAGETVTPDTSKMLKLAEQCLERAQSTAAKLGKTCLRPATPVAAPVPSPTSRHRRVCSDEGGKLSPFLPPEIFQKLQVVESQSSKKELTPLEEASLQNQKLKAAYEARMARLDPSQAMQKTSLTLSLQRQMMENLVIAKAREDTLQRKMEERRLRLQEAANKRFCSQVALTPEEREQRVLYAAILEYEQDHDWPKHWKAKLKRSPGDLALVTSLVSHLLSVPDHPISQLLKKLQCAVYRALYPIVSKGTAPGCCSLPPDADGLLAPGSRRLRPSQSLYCMPSPSEPSPAPRPPDGPCASPPRPSSPAGPPSPQLLGKDSSFEDLEQFLATPERRGWSPGGRPEPQTPGVRKEPMLEQLKGTVQDIHDAIDRLLSLTLLAFEGLNTAASKDRCLACIEEPFFSPLWPLLLAVYRSVHRLREAALSRSMELYRNAPPAAIGVPTRLLPQDPQAAGAGPYPYCAAAQELGLLVLESCPQKKLECIVRALRVICACAEDYYRAREAALQPGIAAIGADDLLPILSFVALKSGLPQLVSECAALEEFIHERYLIGEEGYCLTSLQSALSYVELLPRRALGK; translated from the exons ATGGCCGCTGCGGCCGGGGACGGCTCGGTGAAGCCACTGCAATGCGCCATGAAGCTGGCCAACGGGGCCATCGAGCTGGACACCGGCAACCGGCCCCGG GAGGCATATACAGAATACCTGAAGAGCATCCACTACATCTCCCAGGTGCTGCTGGAAGAAGTAGAGGCCACTAAAG CTGGGGAAACTGTGACCCCTGATACCTCAAAGATGCTGAAGCTGGCAGAGCAGTGTCTGGAGAGGGCCCAGTCAACAGCTGCCAAGCTTG GGAAAACATGCCTGAGGCCAGCCACGCCTGTGGCTGCACCTGTGCCCTCCCCTACTAGTCGACACCGCCGGGTGTGCTCAGATGAGGGAGGGAAGCTCTCTCCGTTCCTGCCACCTGAGATCTTCCAGAAGCTTCAGGTCGTGGAGTCACAAAGCTCTAAGAA GGAGCTGACACCCCTGGAAGAGGCCTCCCTGCAGAATCAGAAGCTGAAGGCTGCTTATGAGGCCCGGATGGCCCGGCTAGACCCCAGCCAGGCCATGCAGAAGACATCCCTG ACCCTGTCCCTGCAGCGCCAGATGATGGAGAACCTGGTGATCGCTAAGGCCCGGGAGGACACA CTGCAGAGGAAGATGGAAGAGCGCCGGCTGCGGCTGCAGGAGGCCGCCAACAA GAGGTTCTGCAGCCAGGTTGCCCTGACCCCTGAGGAGCGGGAGCAGCGGGTCCTTTATGCTGCCATCCTGGAGTATGAGCAAGACCAT GACTGGCCAAAGCACTGGAAGGCCAAGCTCAAGAGGAGCCCGGGGGACCTGGCCCTGGTGACCAGCCTGGTCTCCCACCTGCTCAG CGTTCCCGACCACCCCATCTCCCAGCTCCTCAAGAAGCTCCAGTGTGCAGTGTACAGAGCGCTGTACCCCATCGTGAGCAAGGGCACCGCCCCCGGCTGCTGTTCCCTGCCCCCGGACGCCGATGGGCTGCTGGCTCCTGGAAGCCGGCGGCTCCGGCCTTCTCAGAGCCTCTACTGCATGCCTTCCCCCTcggagcccagcccagccccaagGCCCCCAGATGGCCCTTGTGCCAGCCCACCCCGCCCCAGCAGCCCCGCAGGGCCTCCCTCACCCCAGCTGCTGGGCAAGGACAGCTCCTTCGAGGACCTAGAACAGTTCTTGGCTACTCCTGAGAGGAGGGGCTGGAGCCCTGGGGGGCGGCCTGAGCCCCAGACCCCAGGGGTGAGGAAGGAGCCTATGCTGGAGCAGCTGAAGGGCACGGTGCAGGACATACACGATGCCATCG ACAGGCTGCTCTCGCTCACCCTCCTGGCTTTTGAAGGCCTAAACACGGCCGCCTCCAAGGACCGCTGCCTGGCCTGCATCGAGGAGCCGTTCTTCTCCCCACTGTGGCCCCTGCTGCTGGCCGTCTATAG GAGCGTTCACCGCCTGCGGGAGGCGGCCTTGAGCCGGAGCATGGAGCTGTACAGGAATGCGCCCCCGGCGGCCATCGGcgtccccaccaggctcctcccacagGACCCCCAAGCTGCAGGAGCGGGTCCCTACCCCTACTGCGCCGCAGCCCAGGAGCTGGGGCTGTTGGTTCTGGAGAGCTGCCCCCAGAAGAAGCTGGAGTGCATTG TTCGGGCCCTGCGGGTCATCTGTGCCTGTGCGGAGGATTACTACCGGGCCCGGGAGGCTGCACTGCAGCCTGGCATCGCCGCTAT TGGTGCTGATGACCTGCTGCCCATCCTGTCCTTTGTGGCGCTGAAGAGTGGCCTCCCTCAGTTGGTGTCGGAGTGTGCAGCCCTGGAGGAGTTCATCCATGAGAG GTACCTGATTGGAGAGGAGGGCTACTGCCTGACATCCCTGCAGAGTGCCCTGAGCTACGTGGAGCTGCTGCCCCGGCGGGCCCTGGGCAAGTAG
- the SPATA2L gene encoding spermatogenesis-associated protein 2-like protein: MGSSSLSEDYRLCLERELRRGRAGVCGDPSLRAVLWHILVEDFDLHGALQDDALALLTDGLWGRADLAPALRGLARAFELLELAAVHLYLLPWRKEFTTIKTFSGGYVHVLKGALSEDLLIQSFQKMGYVRRDAHRLMVAALPPARQLVQVALGCFALRLECEILGEVLAQLGTSVLPAEELLQARRSSVDVASCVAWLQQRLAREEEQPPLPCRGSPTGCQARLDLYRDVQEDEGSDEASLYGGPSPGPDSPASELACRPRFWEQSARLWGAGGGPWEPAEASSPTSGASEEEEPQPEAFSFLSLRRELLSRPGDLAPPHTPRSPEQASPPPVPEPPGYQMHTCLAPGALPALCCDTCRQLHAAHCAALPSCHPGHSLRTLRGNSQRRLWLQRAQVDALLYDSPAAGP, translated from the exons ATGGGTAGTAGCTCACTGTCCGAGGACTACCGCCTGTGCCTGGAGCGGGAACTGCGGCGCGGCCGCGCGGGCGTGTGCGGAGATCCGTCGCTGCGGGCAGTGCTCTGGCACATCCTCGTGGAAGACTTCGACCTGCACGGGGCGCTGCAGGATGACGCGCTGGCACTGCTCACCGACGGCCTGTGGGGGCGCGCCGACCTGGCCCCCGCGCTGCGCGGCCTGGCCCGTGCCTTCGAGCTGCTGGAGTTGGCCGCCGTGCACCTGTACCTGCTGCCGTGGAGAAAGGAGTTCACCACCATCAAG ACGTTCTCTGGGGGCTACGTGCACGTGCTAAAGGGCGCACTCTCGGAGGACCTCCTCATCCAGAGCTTCCAGAAGATGGGCTACGTGCGCAGGGACGCCCACCGCCTCATGGTGGCTGCCCTGCCTCCCGCCCGCCAGCTGGTGCAAGTGGCCCTGGGCTGCTTCGCCCTGCGGCTGGAGTGCGAGATCCTGGGTGAGGTGCTGGCACAGTTGGGCACCAGCGTGCTGCCAGCCGAGGAGCTGCTGCAGGCGCGGCGGTCCAGCGTGGACGTGGCCTCCTGTGTGGCCTGGCTGCAGCAGCGACTGGCCCGTGAGGAAGAACAGCCACCCCTGCCCTGCCGTGGCTCCCCCACCGGGTGCCAGGCCCGGCTGGACCTGTACCGGGATGTGCAGGAGGACGAGGGCTCAGATGAGGCCAGCCTGTATGGGGGGCCCTCGCCTGGCCCCGACTCACCTGCCTCAGAACTGGCCTGCCGGCCTCGGTTCTGGGAGCAGAGTGCCAgactgtggggggcggggggcgggccaTGGGAGCCAGCTGAGGCCAGCAGCCCCACCTCCGGGGCCTCAGAAGAGGAGGAGCCCCAGCCTGaagccttctccttcctctcactGCGTAGAGAGCTGCTTAGTCGGCCTGGGGACCtggcccctccccacacccccaggaGCCCTGAGCAGGCCAGTCCCCCACCTGTCCCCGAGCCTCCCGGCTACCAGATGCACACTTGCCTGGCCCCAGGAGCCCTGCCCGCCCTCTGCTGTGACACGTGTCGCCAGCTGCACGCCGCCCACTGTGCTGCCCTTCCCAGCTGTCACCCTGGCCACAGCCTGCGCACCCTGCGTGGGAACAGCCAGCGGCGTCTGTGGCTGCAGCGAGCCCAGGTGGACGCCCTGCTCTATGACAGCCCCGCAGCTGGGCCCTAG
- the VPS9D1 gene encoding VPS9 domain-containing protein 1 isoform X3 — protein sequence MAAAAGDGSVKPLQCAMKLANGAIELDTGNRPREAYTEYLKSIHYISQVLLEEVEATKEAGETVTPDTSKMLKLAEQCLERAQSTAAKLGKTCLRPATPVAAPVPSPTSRHRRVCSDEGGKLSPFLPPEIFQKLQVVESQSSKKELTPLEEASLQNQKLKAAYEARMARLDPSQAMQKTSLTLSLQRQMMENLVIAKAREDTLQRKMEERRLRLQEAANKRFCSQVALTPEEREQRVLYAAILEYEQDHDWPKHWKAKLKRSPGDLALVTSLVSHLLSVPDHPISQLLKKLQCAVYRALYPIVSKGTAPGCCSLPPDADGLLAPGSRRLRPSQSLYCMPSPSEPSPAPRPPDGPCASPPRPSSPAGPPSPQLLGKDSSFEDLEQFLATPERRGWSPGGRPEPQTPGVRKEPMLEQLKGTVQDIHDAIDRLLSLTLLAFEGLNTAASKDRCLACIEEPFFSPLWPLLLAVYRSVHRLREAALSRSMELYRNAPPAAIGVPTRLLPQDPQAAGAGPYPYCAAAQELGLLVLESCPQKKLECIVRALRVICACAEDYYRAREAALQPGIAAIGADDLLPILSFVALKSGLPQLVSECAALEEFIHERYLIGEEGYCLTSLQSALSYVELLPRRALG from the exons ATGGCCGCTGCGGCCGGGGACGGCTCGGTGAAGCCACTGCAATGCGCCATGAAGCTGGCCAACGGGGCCATCGAGCTGGACACCGGCAACCGGCCCCGG GAGGCATATACAGAATACCTGAAGAGCATCCACTACATCTCCCAGGTGCTGCTGGAAGAAGTAGAGGCCACTAAAG AAGCTGGGGAAACTGTGACCCCTGATACCTCAAAGATGCTGAAGCTGGCAGAGCAGTGTCTGGAGAGGGCCCAGTCAACAGCTGCCAAGCTTG GGAAAACATGCCTGAGGCCAGCCACGCCTGTGGCTGCACCTGTGCCCTCCCCTACTAGTCGACACCGCCGGGTGTGCTCAGATGAGGGAGGGAAGCTCTCTCCGTTCCTGCCACCTGAGATCTTCCAGAAGCTTCAGGTCGTGGAGTCACAAAGCTCTAAGAA GGAGCTGACACCCCTGGAAGAGGCCTCCCTGCAGAATCAGAAGCTGAAGGCTGCTTATGAGGCCCGGATGGCCCGGCTAGACCCCAGCCAGGCCATGCAGAAGACATCCCTG ACCCTGTCCCTGCAGCGCCAGATGATGGAGAACCTGGTGATCGCTAAGGCCCGGGAGGACACA CTGCAGAGGAAGATGGAAGAGCGCCGGCTGCGGCTGCAGGAGGCCGCCAACAA GAGGTTCTGCAGCCAGGTTGCCCTGACCCCTGAGGAGCGGGAGCAGCGGGTCCTTTATGCTGCCATCCTGGAGTATGAGCAAGACCAT GACTGGCCAAAGCACTGGAAGGCCAAGCTCAAGAGGAGCCCGGGGGACCTGGCCCTGGTGACCAGCCTGGTCTCCCACCTGCTCAG CGTTCCCGACCACCCCATCTCCCAGCTCCTCAAGAAGCTCCAGTGTGCAGTGTACAGAGCGCTGTACCCCATCGTGAGCAAGGGCACCGCCCCCGGCTGCTGTTCCCTGCCCCCGGACGCCGATGGGCTGCTGGCTCCTGGAAGCCGGCGGCTCCGGCCTTCTCAGAGCCTCTACTGCATGCCTTCCCCCTcggagcccagcccagccccaagGCCCCCAGATGGCCCTTGTGCCAGCCCACCCCGCCCCAGCAGCCCCGCAGGGCCTCCCTCACCCCAGCTGCTGGGCAAGGACAGCTCCTTCGAGGACCTAGAACAGTTCTTGGCTACTCCTGAGAGGAGGGGCTGGAGCCCTGGGGGGCGGCCTGAGCCCCAGACCCCAGGGGTGAGGAAGGAGCCTATGCTGGAGCAGCTGAAGGGCACGGTGCAGGACATACACGATGCCATCG ACAGGCTGCTCTCGCTCACCCTCCTGGCTTTTGAAGGCCTAAACACGGCCGCCTCCAAGGACCGCTGCCTGGCCTGCATCGAGGAGCCGTTCTTCTCCCCACTGTGGCCCCTGCTGCTGGCCGTCTATAG GAGCGTTCACCGCCTGCGGGAGGCGGCCTTGAGCCGGAGCATGGAGCTGTACAGGAATGCGCCCCCGGCGGCCATCGGcgtccccaccaggctcctcccacagGACCCCCAAGCTGCAGGAGCGGGTCCCTACCCCTACTGCGCCGCAGCCCAGGAGCTGGGGCTGTTGGTTCTGGAGAGCTGCCCCCAGAAGAAGCTGGAGTGCATTG TTCGGGCCCTGCGGGTCATCTGTGCCTGTGCGGAGGATTACTACCGGGCCCGGGAGGCTGCACTGCAGCCTGGCATCGCCGCTAT TGGTGCTGATGACCTGCTGCCCATCCTGTCCTTTGTGGCGCTGAAGAGTGGCCTCCCTCAGTTGGTGTCGGAGTGTGCAGCCCTGGAGGAGTTCATCCATGAGAG GTACCTGATTGGAGAGGAGGGCTACTGCCTGACATCCCTGCAGAGTGCCCTGAGCTACGTGGAGCTGCTGCCCCGGCGGGCCCTGG GATGA
- the VPS9D1 gene encoding VPS9 domain-containing protein 1 isoform X1 has product MAAAAGDGSVKPLQCAMKLANGAIELDTGNRPREAYTEYLKSIHYISQVLLEEVEATKEAGETVTPDTSKMLKLAEQCLERAQSTAAKLGKTCLRPATPVAAPVPSPTSRHRRVCSDEGGKLSPFLPPEIFQKLQVVESQSSKKELTPLEEASLQNQKLKAAYEARMARLDPSQAMQKTSLTLSLQRQMMENLVIAKAREDTLQRKMEERRLRLQEAANKRFCSQVALTPEEREQRVLYAAILEYEQDHDWPKHWKAKLKRSPGDLALVTSLVSHLLSVPDHPISQLLKKLQCAVYRALYPIVSKGTAPGCCSLPPDADGLLAPGSRRLRPSQSLYCMPSPSEPSPAPRPPDGPCASPPRPSSPAGPPSPQLLGKDSSFEDLEQFLATPERRGWSPGGRPEPQTPGVRKEPMLEQLKGTVQDIHDAIDRLLSLTLLAFEGLNTAASKDRCLACIEEPFFSPLWPLLLAVYRSVHRLREAALSRSMELYRNAPPAAIGVPTRLLPQDPQAAGAGPYPYCAAAQELGLLVLESCPQKKLECIVRALRVICACAEDYYRAREAALQPGIAAIGADDLLPILSFVALKSGLPQLVSECAALEEFIHERYLIGEEGYCLTSLQSALSYVELLPRRALGK; this is encoded by the exons ATGGCCGCTGCGGCCGGGGACGGCTCGGTGAAGCCACTGCAATGCGCCATGAAGCTGGCCAACGGGGCCATCGAGCTGGACACCGGCAACCGGCCCCGG GAGGCATATACAGAATACCTGAAGAGCATCCACTACATCTCCCAGGTGCTGCTGGAAGAAGTAGAGGCCACTAAAG AAGCTGGGGAAACTGTGACCCCTGATACCTCAAAGATGCTGAAGCTGGCAGAGCAGTGTCTGGAGAGGGCCCAGTCAACAGCTGCCAAGCTTG GGAAAACATGCCTGAGGCCAGCCACGCCTGTGGCTGCACCTGTGCCCTCCCCTACTAGTCGACACCGCCGGGTGTGCTCAGATGAGGGAGGGAAGCTCTCTCCGTTCCTGCCACCTGAGATCTTCCAGAAGCTTCAGGTCGTGGAGTCACAAAGCTCTAAGAA GGAGCTGACACCCCTGGAAGAGGCCTCCCTGCAGAATCAGAAGCTGAAGGCTGCTTATGAGGCCCGGATGGCCCGGCTAGACCCCAGCCAGGCCATGCAGAAGACATCCCTG ACCCTGTCCCTGCAGCGCCAGATGATGGAGAACCTGGTGATCGCTAAGGCCCGGGAGGACACA CTGCAGAGGAAGATGGAAGAGCGCCGGCTGCGGCTGCAGGAGGCCGCCAACAA GAGGTTCTGCAGCCAGGTTGCCCTGACCCCTGAGGAGCGGGAGCAGCGGGTCCTTTATGCTGCCATCCTGGAGTATGAGCAAGACCAT GACTGGCCAAAGCACTGGAAGGCCAAGCTCAAGAGGAGCCCGGGGGACCTGGCCCTGGTGACCAGCCTGGTCTCCCACCTGCTCAG CGTTCCCGACCACCCCATCTCCCAGCTCCTCAAGAAGCTCCAGTGTGCAGTGTACAGAGCGCTGTACCCCATCGTGAGCAAGGGCACCGCCCCCGGCTGCTGTTCCCTGCCCCCGGACGCCGATGGGCTGCTGGCTCCTGGAAGCCGGCGGCTCCGGCCTTCTCAGAGCCTCTACTGCATGCCTTCCCCCTcggagcccagcccagccccaagGCCCCCAGATGGCCCTTGTGCCAGCCCACCCCGCCCCAGCAGCCCCGCAGGGCCTCCCTCACCCCAGCTGCTGGGCAAGGACAGCTCCTTCGAGGACCTAGAACAGTTCTTGGCTACTCCTGAGAGGAGGGGCTGGAGCCCTGGGGGGCGGCCTGAGCCCCAGACCCCAGGGGTGAGGAAGGAGCCTATGCTGGAGCAGCTGAAGGGCACGGTGCAGGACATACACGATGCCATCG ACAGGCTGCTCTCGCTCACCCTCCTGGCTTTTGAAGGCCTAAACACGGCCGCCTCCAAGGACCGCTGCCTGGCCTGCATCGAGGAGCCGTTCTTCTCCCCACTGTGGCCCCTGCTGCTGGCCGTCTATAG GAGCGTTCACCGCCTGCGGGAGGCGGCCTTGAGCCGGAGCATGGAGCTGTACAGGAATGCGCCCCCGGCGGCCATCGGcgtccccaccaggctcctcccacagGACCCCCAAGCTGCAGGAGCGGGTCCCTACCCCTACTGCGCCGCAGCCCAGGAGCTGGGGCTGTTGGTTCTGGAGAGCTGCCCCCAGAAGAAGCTGGAGTGCATTG TTCGGGCCCTGCGGGTCATCTGTGCCTGTGCGGAGGATTACTACCGGGCCCGGGAGGCTGCACTGCAGCCTGGCATCGCCGCTAT TGGTGCTGATGACCTGCTGCCCATCCTGTCCTTTGTGGCGCTGAAGAGTGGCCTCCCTCAGTTGGTGTCGGAGTGTGCAGCCCTGGAGGAGTTCATCCATGAGAG GTACCTGATTGGAGAGGAGGGCTACTGCCTGACATCCCTGCAGAGTGCCCTGAGCTACGTGGAGCTGCTGCCCCGGCGGGCCCTGGGCAAGTAG